In the Heteronotia binoei isolate CCM8104 ecotype False Entrance Well chromosome 13, APGP_CSIRO_Hbin_v1, whole genome shotgun sequence genome, one interval contains:
- the UTS2R gene encoding urotensin-2 receptor, with protein MEGTFSSSMKMATVRDQSSPPRTSPSISYNATWDNASAASSVEDIITTCTIGTILSAMCIIGVTGNVYTLVVMYHYLRYSASMYIYIINLALADLLYLLTIPFVVGTYFVQEWYFGDIGCRILFSLDFLTMHASIFTLTVMSTERYFAVLKPLDTVKRSKSYRKAITVVIWLVSLLLTFPMVIMIQLVQGNKKICLPTWSKLSSRIYITILFCTSIVGPGVIIGYLYIKLARTYWVSQTTSFKQTKRLPNQKVLYLIFTIVLVFWACFLPFWIWQLISQYCEYFPISKKALRNINYVTTCLTYSNSCINPFLYTLLTKNYKEYLRNRQRSFNSSSGYFQRRNRFQRISGRSLSSCSQHYTETVVFSPIPGGNNSV; from the coding sequence ATGGAGGGCACATTTTCATCATCCATGAAAATGGCCACAGTCAGAGACCAAAGCAGCCCGCCCAGAACCAGCCCCAGTATTTCCTACAATGCTACTTGGGATAATGCCTCAGCAGCCAGCTCCGTGGAAGACATCATCACCACGTGTACAATTGGGACTATCCTTTCTGCTATGTGCATTATTGGAGTGACAGGCAATGTGTATACTTTGGTAGTGATGTACCACTACCTGAGATACTCGGCTTCTATGTACATATACATCATCAACCTTGCCCTAGCAGACCTCCTgtaccttctcaccatccctttTGTGGTTGGGACATATTTTGTTCAGGAATGGTACTTTGGGGATATTGGATGTCGGATCCTTTTCAGTTTAGATTTCCTGACGATGCATGCGAGCATCTTCACTTTGACGGTGATGAGTACAGAGAGGTACTTTGCAGTGCTGAAGCCTCTGGACACTGTGAAAAGATCTAAGAGCTATCGGAAAGCCATCACCGTTGTCATCTGGTTGgtgtctctgcttctcactttcccGATGGTTATCATGATCCAGCTGGTACAAGGAAACAAGAAAATTTGCCTTCCTACCTGGAGCAAACTGTCCTCCAGAATCTATATCACCATCCTCTTCTGCACCAGCATTGTGGGTCCAGGGGTAATAATTGGGTACCTTTATATTAAACTGGCAAGAACGTACTGGGTGTCCCAAACAACGTCTTTTAAACAGACCAAGCGGCTTCCAAACCAAAAGgtattatatttaatttttactatagtgctggtcttttgggcTTGTTTTTTGCCTTTCTGGATATGGCAATTAATTTCTCAATATTGTGAATATTTCCCGATCTCTAAGAAGGCCTTGAGGAACATCAACTATGTAACCACATGCCTGACTTACAGCAATAGCTGCATCAATCCTTTCCTCTATACCTTGCTAACCAAGAACTACAAGGAGTATTTGAGGAACAGGCAGCGTTCATTTAACAGTAGCAGTGGGTATTTTCAGAGGAGGAACAGGTTTCAGAGAATTTCTGGGAGATCATTGTCCTCATGCAGCCAGCACTACACCGAAACAGTTGTGTTTTCTCCCATCCCTGGTGGAAACAATAGCGTCTGA